A genomic segment from Natronorubrum tibetense GA33 encodes:
- the glmS gene encoding glutamine--fructose-6-phosphate transaminase (isomerizing) — MCGIIGRVGDGNALEPLLTGLENLEYRGYDSAGIAVQNGTGIDVQKRSGKVDELRESIGDTVLEGEVGIGHTRWSTHGPPTDANAHPHTDETKDVAVVHNGIIENYAELKSKLADYGHTFTSDTDTEVIPHLIQFYLDDGMDNETAFRTAIDELEGSYAVTAMLSGEHVLYAARQGSPLVVGIEDGEYFLASDVPAFLEYTDSVVYLEDGDVVIVDEDGVEYTDLEGKPVTREPETVEWDPEQAGKGEYDHFMLKEIYEQPTALAQALEGRIDPENGRIALENFEPGTFADIDSVQFVACGTSYHAALYGSLALKQAGVQSTALLANEYSVSAPPIDDDTLVIAVTQSGETADTLTAMRHAKAEGASTLTVTNVVGSTAAREADEALFIRAGPEIGVAATKTFSSQAVMLTLLGQRIAADLHGEVPANLESLLPELEAMPDSLQALLEQSDAKAIAERYENSQSYFFIGRGLGFPVALEGALKFKEITYEHAEGFASGELKHGPLALVTPDTPVFAVFNGVEDEKTLKNAEEAQTRGAPVVAVCPDGHRAVDIADAHLAIPETEPDLAGLLANVQLQLVSYYAADLLDRPIDKPRNLAKSVTVE; from the coding sequence ATGTGTGGAATAATCGGCCGCGTCGGTGATGGAAACGCGCTCGAACCGCTGTTGACTGGACTCGAGAACCTCGAGTACCGCGGCTACGATTCGGCTGGAATTGCCGTCCAGAACGGCACCGGTATCGACGTCCAGAAGCGGTCGGGGAAGGTCGACGAACTGCGAGAATCGATCGGCGATACGGTGCTCGAAGGTGAGGTCGGTATCGGGCACACCCGCTGGAGTACGCACGGCCCGCCGACCGACGCGAACGCCCATCCTCACACGGACGAGACGAAAGATGTCGCCGTCGTCCACAACGGGATCATCGAGAACTACGCCGAACTCAAATCGAAACTGGCCGACTACGGTCACACGTTCACGAGCGACACTGACACCGAGGTCATCCCGCATCTCATCCAGTTCTATCTCGACGACGGAATGGACAACGAGACGGCGTTCCGGACGGCCATCGACGAACTCGAGGGGAGCTACGCCGTCACGGCCATGCTCTCGGGCGAGCACGTCCTCTACGCCGCCCGACAAGGCTCGCCGCTGGTCGTCGGTATCGAAGACGGCGAGTACTTCCTCGCCAGCGACGTCCCGGCATTCCTCGAGTACACCGACAGCGTGGTCTACCTCGAGGACGGCGACGTCGTCATCGTCGACGAGGACGGCGTCGAGTACACCGACCTCGAGGGCAAACCCGTCACGCGCGAGCCCGAGACGGTCGAGTGGGACCCCGAACAGGCGGGGAAAGGCGAGTACGACCACTTCATGCTCAAGGAGATCTACGAGCAGCCCACGGCGCTGGCCCAGGCGCTCGAGGGGCGAATCGATCCTGAAAACGGACGGATCGCCCTCGAGAACTTCGAGCCGGGGACGTTCGCGGATATCGACAGCGTCCAGTTCGTCGCTTGCGGGACGTCCTACCACGCGGCGTTGTACGGCTCGCTCGCGTTGAAACAGGCCGGCGTCCAGTCGACCGCGCTGCTTGCCAACGAGTACAGCGTCTCCGCGCCACCGATCGACGACGACACGCTGGTCATTGCGGTCACCCAGAGCGGTGAAACGGCGGACACGCTGACCGCGATGCGACACGCGAAAGCCGAGGGCGCGTCGACGCTGACGGTCACGAACGTCGTCGGCTCGACGGCCGCCCGCGAGGCTGACGAGGCGCTGTTCATCCGCGCCGGGCCGGAGATCGGCGTCGCCGCCACGAAGACGTTCTCCTCGCAGGCCGTGATGCTCACGCTGCTGGGCCAGCGCATCGCCGCCGACCTACACGGCGAGGTGCCCGCGAACCTCGAGTCGCTCCTGCCGGAGCTCGAGGCGATGCCCGACTCGCTCCAGGCGTTGCTCGAACAGTCGGATGCCAAAGCCATCGCCGAGCGGTACGAGAACAGTCAGTCGTACTTCTTTATCGGCCGCGGACTCGGGTTCCCGGTCGCGCTCGAGGGCGCGCTGAAGTTCAAGGAGATCACCTACGAGCACGCCGAAGGCTTCGCCTCCGGCGAGCTCAAGCACGGTCCGCTCGCGCTCGTGACCCCCGACACGCCGGTGTTTGCCGTCTTCAACGGGGTCGAAGACGAGAAGACGTTGAAGAACGCTGAGGAGGCCCAGACTCGCGGTGCACCCGTCGTCGCGGTCTGTCCGGATGGACATCGGGCCGTCGACATCGCCGACGCCCACCTCGCGATCCCCGAAACCGAGCCCGACCTCGCGGGGCTGCTCGCGAACGTCCAGCTCCAGCTCGTTTCCTACTACGCGGCCGATCTCTTAGACCGACCGATCGACAAGCCGCGGAACTTAGCGAAGAGCGTCACCGTCGAGTAA
- a CDS encoding DUF7563 family protein: MSTEPTDTKWTPMTSGQQTTAPRCVNCGNQVTRQFARVFGDNRDVVHACPDCATYREMKTSDFIPKEQR, translated from the coding sequence ATGTCGACGGAACCAACCGACACGAAGTGGACGCCGATGACGTCCGGCCAGCAAACGACTGCCCCCCGTTGTGTCAACTGTGGAAACCAGGTCACCCGGCAGTTCGCTCGCGTCTTCGGGGACAATCGCGACGTCGTCCACGCCTGTCCCGACTGTGCAACGTACCGTGAGATGAAAACGTCCGACTTCATTCCGAAGGAACAGCGATAA
- a CDS encoding ATP-binding protein — translation MSATEPDAEVDADDVDAADGDASGSLTELPPSSKLVYKVLEYEGSMTQEEIAGESRLCSRTVRYALGKLEDAELVTSRVYLEDARQSKYRITD, via the coding sequence ATGAGCGCGACCGAACCCGACGCCGAGGTCGATGCGGACGATGTCGACGCGGCTGACGGGGATGCCAGCGGTTCGCTGACAGAACTCCCGCCGAGTTCGAAACTCGTCTACAAGGTACTCGAGTACGAGGGGTCGATGACCCAGGAAGAGATTGCCGGCGAGTCGAGGCTCTGTTCGCGCACCGTCCGGTATGCGCTCGGAAAACTCGAGGACGCAGAACTGGTCACCAGTCGCGTATACCTCGAGGACGCTCGGCAGTCGAAGTATCGGATCACCGACTGA